TCTCCGGCGGCGCGCAGCGGACCGGCGAGACGAGCCGGGTGCCGCGCAGCGTGAGCCCGTCTCCGATCGCCGCGGACACCGGCTGGGACGCGAGCCCGACCTCGTACAGCACGCGGAAGAGGAAGTCGCCGGACGGATCGCCGGTGAACATCCGGCCGGTGCGGTTCGCCCCGTGCGCGGACGGCGCGAGCCCGACCACGGCGAGCGCGGCGTCCTCCGCGCCGAAACCGGGCACCGGCCGCGCCCAGTACCGCTCCCCGGCGAACGCGGCCTTCGTCCCGGCCACGCCCTCGCGCCAGGCGACGAGCCGCGGGCACGCGCGGCACTGCACCAGCTGTGCGTCGAGGCCGGCGAACGTGCGCATCGATCTCCTCCGCTTGGTGTGCTGCCACGGTAACGCGGGATAGGTTGGGGCCATGGCCGACACCACCGCGGACGAGACCGCCGAGAAGACCAAGGACGAGGAGACGAAGGCGGCGGAGCCCGTCGACGACCTCGTCACGACGCAGCACACGCTCACCGTCAAGCGGCGCAAGCTCGCCTACACCGCCCAGACCGGCCGGATCGTGCTCCGCCAAGAGGTCAAGAAGGACGGCAAGTCCGAGGGCTACCAGGCCAAGGCCGAGGTTTTCCTCACCGCCTACACCCTGGACGACGCCGACCCCGGCACGCGACCGGTCACCTTCGCCTTCAACGGCGGCCCCGGTTCCTCCAGCATCTGGCTCCACATGGGCCTGCTCGGACCGCGCCGGGTGCTGTCCGGCGACGTCAACGACCCGGTGCCGCCGCCGTACGGGCTCGAGGACAACCCGGAAAGCCTGCTCGCGCACAGCGACCTGGTGTTCATCGACCCGGTCCAGACCGGTTACTCGCGGGTGACCGAAGGCGGCGAATCCCAGCCGTACACCGGTTTCCAGGGCGACGTCGAATCGGTCGCGGAGATCATCCGGCTGTGGGTTTCGCGCAACCAGCGCTGGCTGTCGCCGAAGTTCCTGGCCGGCGAGTCGTACGGCACGCTGCGCGCGGCCGCGCTGGCCGGGCACCTGCAGGAGCGCTACGGCCTGTACCTCAACGGCTTGATGCTCATCTCGTCCGTGCTGGACCTCGGCACGCTGCGTTTCCACGAGGGCAACGACCTGCCGTACTCGCTGTTCCTGCCCACGTACGCGGCGATCGCGCACTACCACGGCCGCCACGGCGACCGTCCGCTCGACGACGTGCTCGCCGACGCCGAGGACTTCGCCTCGAAGGAACTGCCGTGGGCGCTTTCCCGCGGCGCGCGGCTGTCCACTCAGGACCGCACCGAGGCGGTGCAGACGCTGGCGTCGCTCACCGGGCTCAGCGAGTCCTATGTGGACCGGGTGAACCTGCGGATCGAGCACATCCGGTTCTTCACCGAGCTGTTGCGCGACCAGGGCAAGACCGTCGGCCGGATGGACGGCCGGTTCACCACCTGGGAGCCGGACGGCGGCGTCGAGCACATGAGCGACGACCCCTCGGTGTCGCGGATCATCGGCGCTTACTCGGCCGGGTTCAACCACTACGTGCGCGCCGAGCTCGGCTACGAGAACGACCTGCCGTACGAGATCCTCTCCACTGAGGTGTTCAAGGCCTGGTCCTACAAGGAGTTCGAGGGCCGTTCGGTGTCCGTTGTGGACACGCTGAGCGCGGCGATGCGGGCCAACCCGCACCTGCAGGTCCACGTTGCCTTCGGACACTACGACGGCGCGACAGCGTACTTCGCGTCCGAGTATGTGCTCTCGCAGCTGAAGATTCCGGAGGAGCTGCGGGAGAACATCGACACGGCTTACTACCCGGCCGGGCACATGATGTACGTGCACGAACCGTCGCGGGTGCAGCAGTCGAAGGACCTGGGCAAGTTCGTGAAGAAGGCGTCCAACCGCTGACCTCGTGAGTGCCTATGCCGGTTAGAACCGGCATAGGCACTCACAACCAGTCGTGCTCCCGGGCGTACCGCGCCGCCTCGTGCCGCGTCCGCGTCTGCGTTTTCTGCATCGCGTTCGACAGGTAATTCCGCACGGTCCCCGCCGCCAAGTGCAGCCGCGTCGCGATATCCGCGACCGAGTACCCCTCCCGAGTCGCCCGCAGCACGTCGATTTCCCGCACGGTCAACGGACAGTCGTCCACTACCGCGAGCGCCGAGACGTCCGGGTCGATCCAGCGTTTGCCCTCGTCCAGCGTCCGGATCACCGCGGCGATATGCGCCGGTTCCGCGGATTTGCTGACGAATCCCTGCACCCCGAGCTTCAGCGCTTTGCGCAGCACGCCCGGCCGCGCGTGCCGGGTCAGCATCAGGATCACCTGCTCCGGCCGCTCCCGCCGGATCCGCGCGACCGCGTCCAGTCCGTCCACAGTGGGCATCTCCAGGTCGATCACCAGCACGTCCGGCCGATGCTCCACGGTGGCCCGCACCGCCTCCTCGCCGTCTTCCGCCTCGGCCAGCACGGTGATCTCGTCTTCCATCGGCAACAACGCCGCCATCGCTTTACGGAGCAAGACTTCGTCGTCGGCAAGCACCACCGTCGTCATCGCGGCACCTTCTCCGGGAAGGCGGCGGCCGTCACGAACCGGCCGTCTTTCTGCTCCACTGTCAACTCTCCGCCCTGATCCGCCAGCCGGTCCGCCAATGTGGACAGTCCACTCAGCACCGGTTCCTCGGCCTCCGGAGCACCGTCGTTGACGATGCTGATCCCCGCTTCGGTCAACGTGATCCGCACCTGCCGGGCCTGCGCGTGCCGGAGGATGTTCGTGGTCGTCTCGCGCAGCACTTGCCCGAGCAACTCGTCCGCCCCCGAGCCGACCGGTCCGAGCCGATCGATCCGCACGTGAATTCCCGCCGCTTCGAAGAGGTTCTTCGCGTTCTCCAGCTCCGCGGACAGATTGAGCCGTCGCTGCGCGTACGCGAGTTCCTTGGTCTGCAAGATGGTTTCGCCGACCAGGGAATGCACCTCGCGCAATTCCTCTTGCGCCCGTTCGAGATCCCGGTGCAGCAGCTTCTCGGCGAGCGCGACTTTCAGCTTGACCACGTGCAACGTGTGCCCCTGGATGTCGTGCAGCTCGCTGGCGAACCGGACGCGCTCCCGGACCACCGCCAGTTCGGCTTCCTTCCCCCTGGACTCTTCCAGTTCCGCGACGAGGTCGTAGAGCTTCTGGCTGGCGAACATCAGCAGGGTCGACAGCACCGAGCCGACCGCCGGGGTCACCACGTAGGACAGCACTCGCGGGCCGAGATGGTCGTGGTGCAGCAGCAGGGTGGCGGAGCCGATCGCGCCGGTCAGCACGGCGAAGCCGACCAGCGCGGCGAACCGGTGCCGTGGCAGCGGCGGAATGAGGAACGATCCGACCATGCTCAGCCCGTAGAACGCCATGGGGCTGTTGCCCAGCGCGCCGGCGAGCCAGACGAACGCGGTGAGCACCAGGCACGGGCGCGCGGTGCGGACGAAGTCGCCCGCGGTCCAGCGTTCGGCGGTGGCGATCGCGGCCAGCAGCCCGGCCACCTGGATGCCGACGTGCCACCAGGTCCGGCTGCTGACGATGATCAGCAGCACTCCGACCACCAGCAGCGGCGGCATCACCGTGACGAGGTTGAGCCGCCGCAGCCGGTACTGGACCGCGTCGCCGGACCACGACATCCGGCGGGGCCGCGGCGGACGGATCTCGGTCATGGTGCTCCAGGTTCGGCCGGGCGGTTCGGCCCCAGCATGCCGCAGCCGATCAAGGCCCACCAGTGACGCAGCGTCATGTGTTCGGCTGACGTGGCCGCACTACTCCCGGTCAGCGGATCCGGCTGGAATCGGAGCATGTCCACGACTCCAGTCATCGAAGTCGACCGGCTGAACCTCACCTACGGCGATTTCCCGGCCGTGCGCGATCTGTCGTTCCAGGTCGCGCGCGGCGAACTGTACGCGCTGCTCGGCACGAACGGCGCCGGGAAGACCTCGACCCTGGAGACCGTCGAGGGTCACCGGAAACCCAGCTCCGGCACCGTGCGCGTCTTCGGGAAAGACCCGCGCGACCGCGCTTCCGTGCGTCCCCGGATGGGGATCATGCTGCAGGAGAGCGGCTTCTCACCGGACCTGACCGTGCGCGAATCCATCCGGTTGATCGGCAGCCTGACCCACCGTGGCGACAACGTCGAACAGCTGCTCGGCATCGCCGACCTCACGCGCAAAGCCGCCACCCGGGTCTCGCAACTCTCCGGCGGCGAGAAGCGGCGGCTCGACTTCGCGACCGCCGTCTACGGGACGCCGGACCTGGTCTTTCTCGACGAGCCGACCACTGGTCTGGACATCCAGTCGCGCGACGCGCTGTGGACCGCGGTGGACCGGCTCCGCGAGGAGGGCACCACCATCGTCCTGACCACGCATTACCTCGAGGAAGCACAGCAGCGCGCCGATCGCATCGGGCTCATGCACCAGGGCACTCTCAACCGCGAAGGCACCGTCGCCGAGCTGACCCGGACGCTGCCCGCGACCATCCGCTTTGGACTTCCGCCGCACGCGCCGGTACCGCCGCTGCAAGCGACTCGCGAGGAGGACGGCCGCTTCCTCATCGAGACCTTCGGCCTGCAGAAAGACCTGCACACCTTGCTCGGCTGGGCTCAGGACCGCGCGGTGGAGCTCGCCGAACTGGAAGCCGGACCGACCCGGCTCGACGACGTCTTCCGCGCCATCAGCAACACGTAGTCCCCGAAAGGCTTTCCCATGCTGTCGATCGCCCGTGGCGAACTGATCCAGCTCTTCCGAAATCGACTGGTCTTGGTCACGTCACTGATCCTGCCCGTCGCGTTCAGCGCTTTCTTCATTTCCCGGCACGAAACCTTCGCCAAACTCGGCAGCCTCGGCTATATCGCGGCGCTGACGCTTTTCTTCATCACGGCGATCGGTTTGTACACCACCACCGTCACCACTCTCGCCGCACGACGGCAGAACCTTTTCCTCAAACGCCTCCGCTCTACGGCGGCGAGCGACTCCGGCATTCTCGTCGGCCTGCTCCTGCCGGTCACCGCGATCACCACGATCCAGGTCGGGGCCATCCTCGCCGTACTCGGCGCGGTCACCGCCCCGCCGAAGAACCCGCTGCTGCTGGTCGTCGCGGTGGCCGGCACCATCGCCATGATGGTCGCACTCGGCCTGGCCACGGCCGGCCTCACGAACTCCCCGGAGCACGCGCAGGTCACCACGCTGCCGATCACGCTCGCGGTCCTCGCGGTGGCAAGTTGGATCGGAATCACCGGAACCGAACAGCTGTCCCTGCTGAAACGACTTCTGCCCGGCGGCGCGGCCACCGAACTCGTATTGAATTCCTGGAATGGCGGTACTTCGACCGCCGACTCGCTGGTCCTGCTCGGTCCGATCGCGGCGTGGCTGATTCTCAGCGTTACGCTGGCGAGGCGGCTATTCCGCTGGGAACCGCGCCGCTGAAACCCCTTCCGGCGCCGAGGAGATCGGAGTAACGTCGGCCTCGCTCTCGATCGTCGACGGGTCCGCGACGACGCGGCCGGACGTCGGCCGGACCGGCAGCCGAGCCGCCGCGTCCGCGAGCACCGCATGATTTCGTGCCCTTTCCCCTCAGTTTCCTGAGTTCGCTTGATCTCGGCAAAGGACGGAAAACTGTGCGAAAGCATATGCTCGTCGTACTGGCGGCCGCCGCGCTGACCGCGACCGCCGCTCCGGCGCACGCCTCGCCCGCGAAATCCGCGGTGAACTGGGGTGCGTGCCCAGCCGACGTCGCTTCCCCGGCGCTGCAGTGCGCGTCGCTCGAAGTGCCGCTGGACTACCGGCATCCGGACGGGAAGAAGATCAGCGTCGCCATCTCCCGGCTGCCCAGCGCCGAACCCGCCAAACGGCGCGGCGTGCTGCTGTTCAACCCGGGCGGACCCGGCGGTCCCGGGCTGGCCTTCCCGCTGACTTGGGCGAACCTCGGGGCGCCGGCCAGCTTGCTCGCCGAGTACGACCTGATCGGCTTCGACCCGCGCGGGGTCGGCCACAGTACCCCGGTGAGCTGCGACCTGAGTCCCGAGCAACTGGTCATCGTGCCCAAGTACGCGCACAAACGCGAAGAAGTCGTCCAGGCCTCGGCGACCGCGAAGCAGATCGCGCGGAAATGCGCCGATTCGGCTTCCGCGCCGATCCTGCCGTACCTCACCACGGCGAACACCGCGCGCGACATGGACCAGATCCGGGCCGCGCTCGGCGAGGCAAAGATCTCCTACTTCGGCCTCTCATATGGCACGTACCTCGGCGGCGTGTACGCCACGCTGTTCCCAGACCGGACCGACCGCGTCGTCCTCGACAGCGTCGTCGGACCGACCGGGGTCGACGTCACCACGGCACGGCGCTTCGGCGAGGGGATGCAGGACCGCTTCCCCGACTTCGCGAAATGGGCCGCGGTACGCAACTCGATCTACGGTCTCGGCACCACTCCCGCCGAGGTCACCGCGAACTTCTTCAAACTCGCGGACAAGCTTGACCAGCACCCGGTCGGGGGCATCGACGGCTCGCTCTTCCGGCTGGGAACGCATGGCCTGACCTACCAGACGCTGAGCTTCCCCAAGCTGGCGCAGACGTGGCAAGCCCTTCTCCACGACCAGGCTTCCCCGGCGGACTCGCTGCGGCTGCCCGCCGCCGGTCCGGAACAGAGCCAGCGCGGCACCATGATCTCGGTGCTGTGCGGGGACAACGCCTGGCCGCGGTCGATCTCGACCTATCAGCGCAATGTCGCGCACGACCGGGTCAAGTATCCGATGCTCGGCGGCGCGACCGCGAACGTCTGGCCGTGCGCGCACTGGGCGAGCCAGCCGCTCGAACCGCCAGTGCAGTTCAGCGACCAGGGACCGGCGAACCTGTTGCTGGTCCAGAACCTGCGCGATCCGGCGACCCCGCTGTCCGGCGCGCTCGACACGCGCGAGGCGTTCGGCGACCGCGCCCGGATGGTCACGGTCGACCAGGGCGGGCACGGTGTCGGACTCCCGTACCTGAACAGCTGCGGATTCGCCGCTGTCACGGACTATCTGGTGCACGGAACCCGGCCGGACACCGACAAATTCTGCGGTGCCGAAGCGAATGTCACGCGATCGCTTACTCCACAGCAAAAGCAGGCCGCCGACAAGATCACGGATCTGCTGCGGCAGTACTGAACCGACGATGAGCGGCGGTGGGGCGGCCTTCCCGTCCCACCGCCGTTTGTCCATCGCGGAAAGGACAACCGTGCGGAAACACGTACTTCTCGTACTCGCCACCGCGGCGTTGACGGTGACGGCGCCCCCAGCGTCCGCCGCTCCCGCGAGATCCGCGGTGAACTGGGGCAAGTGCCCGGCCGACGTCGCTTCCCCGGCGCTGCAGTGCGCGTCGCTGGAAGTGCCGTTGGATTACCGGAATCCGAACGGCAAGAAGATCAAGGTCGAAATCTCCCGGCTGCCCAGCAGCGATCCGGCGAAACGGCGCGGAGTACTGCTGTTCAACCCGGGCGGACCCGGCGGCCCCGGCCTCGCCTTCCCGTCGCAGCTGACCCAGCTCGGCCTCCCGGCGAGTCTGCTGGCCGAGTACGACTTGATCGGCTTCGACCCGCGCGGCGTCGACCACAGCACTCCGGTGAGCTGCAATCTCACACCGGAGCAGCTGACGATCGCGCCGAAGTATGCGCACAATCCGGCCGAAGTCGTGGAATCCGCAGCGGAGAGCAAGCAGGTCTCGCAGAAATGCGCCGATTCGGCTTCCGCGCCGCTCCTGCCGTACCTCACCACCGCGAACACCGCGCGCGACATGGACCAGATCCGCGCCGCACTCGGCGAGGCAAAGATCTCCTACTTCGGCCTCTCATATGGCACCTACCTCGGCGGCGTGTACGCCTCGCTGTTCCCAGACCGGACCGACCGCGTCGTCCTAGACAGCGTGCTCGGGCCGGATGGCTACGACATCACCGCAGCCCGGCGTTTCGGCGAAGGAATGCAAGACCGCTTCCCGGACTTCGCAAAATGGGCCGCGGCACGCAATCCATGTTACGGCCTCGGCGCGACTCCCGCGGAAGTCACCGCGAACTTCTTCAAACTCGCGGACCAACTCGACCAGCACCCGCTCGGCGGACTCGACGGTTCCCTTTTCCGCTTGGTGACCCACAGCTTCACCTACCAGACCACGGCATTCCCGCGGCTGGCGCAGCTGTGGCAAACCCTCCTCGCCGGGCAGACTCCCCCGCCTGACGCGTTGCCGGGCACAGAAGGTCCGGTGCAGAGCGAGGTCGGCACGATGCTTTCGGTAGTGTGCGGGGACCACGCGTGGCCCCGGCAGATTTCGACCTATCAGCGGAACGTCGCGCACGACCGGGCCGCCTATCCGATGCTCGGCGGCGCGACCAGGAACATCTGGCCGTGCGCATTCTGGCCTTACCCGCCGAAGGAATCGGCAGTCCAGTTCAGCGACCAGGGACCGTCGAACCTGTTGCTGGTCCAGAATATGCGCGACCCGGCGACCCCGCTGTCCGGCGCGTTCGACACGCGCGAAGCGTTCGGTGGCCGAGCACGAATGGTCACTGTGGACCAAGGCGGCCACGGCGTCGGTCTCCCCTATCTGAACAGCTGCGGCTTCAACGCCGTCATCGATTATCTCGCGCACGGCGTCCGTCCGGCGACCGACAAATTCTGCGCCGCCGAAGCGAACTCGACCCGAACGCTCACCCCGCAACAACAACAAGCCGCCGACAAGATCACCGACCTGCTGCGCCGACACTGAAATAGGCGGTGAGGCGGAACAACCCGCCCCACCGCCGCTCGATCAGCGCAGGAACGCCGAACCCCGCGTCACCGCGGAATAGGCGTCCACCGCACCATGTCCGTAGAACCCGTTGAACGACGCGTCACCAACGCAGGTCGCCGTGAACGAAGCGTCGCGGCCCTCCTTGAGGTAATCGACCGTCCGCGGCACCGGGCACGCGATCGGCGCGGCCGTGCCTTCCAGCACCCGCTGCACCGCATCCGGATCCATCGAAACCGAATGTCCGGTCTTCTTGCCGTACTGGGAAATGATCAGCGCCGCGACCCCGGTCGCGTGTGGAGCGGCCATCGACGTCCCTTGCAGCCACTGGTAATAGCCGACCCGGCCGTCCGGTGCCGTCGCCTTCTGCACGCCGAGCGCGACGCCGGCCGGAGTCACATTGCCCGCCGCGTCGATGTTCCCTTCTGCCACACCGACATTGCGCGGGTACGTCGACAGGATCTCGTTCTCCACCGTCCGGTACCACGGCGTGCCGTAACCGTCACGGAAGTAGCCGCCCGGCGCGGAAACGGAGATCTGCTCGGTCCCGTAGTTCGAGTAATCCGCCTTCGCCTGCGTCGGCCCGAAAGAGCCGACCCCGATGGTGTGCGGACCTTCGACCGGCAGCGAGAAGCACGAGGAATTGTCGATCTTGCGCGGATGAGTCCCGTTCGCCGGATAGTCCGGGCTCGTGACGTCGTCGTGCGGCGCGGCCAGCTCGTCGTGCTGGTTGCCGAGCGCGACCACCATCGTCACGCCCTTGCCGTGCGCGTAGTTCAACGCCCGCGTGGTCGCTTCGATGATCGTGCGCTGTTCCGCTTGCTCCACGGCCGAATCCGCCGGGTTCGAACGGCAGTTGTACAGCCACGGGTCCACGTAGAAGCTCATGTTGACGACGTCGAGTCCCGCGTCGCCGGAATACGTCAGCGCGTCGACCGTCGGCTGCAGGAAGAAGTATCCGGAATCCTGACCCGCGCGGACGTTCACCAGCGTCACGTTCGGCGCCACGCCGGACACGCCGAATCCGTTGGCAGCCGCGGCGATCGTGCCGGCGACGTGCGTTCCGTGGCCGTTGTCGTCGTGGTCCACCGGGTCGACGCAGCCGCGGTATTCGCACGGCCCGTCCACCACGGTGCCGTTGACGTCCGCGACGATGTCCTTGGTGAAGTTGCGCGAATCGGCCTTGTCGAAGTTCGGCGCGATGTCCGGGTGACTGCCGTCGACGCCGGTGTCGATGATGCCGACCTTCACCCGCTTGTCGCCCGCCTGTTTGGTGCGCGCGAGGTCGGAGCGGGTCGATTTGAGGCCCCAGAGCTGGTCGTCCAGCGGGTCGGTGCCGACCGCCTTGTTCGCCGCTGCCTTGCGCGACACGCTGCCGCGGCCTTCCTTCTCGACCGCGTCCGGCTTCTCCTTCTTGCCCGCCTTCGGCGCGCTGCCGATCGCTTTCGCCTTCGCCGCACCGAATACCGCTCGGTTGGCCGAAACCCGCTCAGCGAAGCCGGAAGCGGGCGCGGTGGCGGTGATGAGCCCGACGGCGGTGTTGGTCGCGACGATCGTGCCGCCCGCGTCGCGCACGGCCTGCTGCGCGGCGGCGACGCTCTGGCCGTCCCGCGCCAGGACGCTGAATTCCGTTACCGGTCCAGCCGGTTGGGCCGACGCCGCTCCAACGGCGACGCCGGACACCGCACCGAACAATGGCACCGCGAGTGCCACTGCGAGCAATCTTGGTCTTTTCACGAGTCCTCCTCACGAAAACCGACACTGCAACGTACATAGCGGACACTGCGTGCGGCAATCGGCAAACCGGAGGAATCGCCTCGTTACGGAACCACCGACTTCACCTCGGCGAAGTGACAAGCCGACAGATGCCCGTCGGTCCGCGGTTCGAGCTTCGGCGTCTCCGTCGCGCAAATGTCGGCGGCTTTCCAGCACCGCGTCCGGAAACGGCAACCCGACGGCGGATCGATCGGGCTCGGCACGTCACCCTCCAGCCGGATCACCTGCCGCTGCCCGCGCACCGCCGGGTCGGCGACCGGCACCGCCGACAGCAACGCCTGGGTGTACGGATGGGACGGTCGCTCGTAAATCTCGTCCTCGGTGCCGATTTCGACGATCTTGCCGAGGTACATCACCGCGACCCGGGTGGACAGGTGCCGCACCACCGAGAGGTCGTGCGCGATGAACACATAGGACAGTCCGAACTCGCCCTGCAGTTCCCCGAGCAGGTTCATCACCTGCGCCTGGATCGAAACGTCCAAAGCGGACACCGGCTCGTCGCAGATGATCACCTTGGGCCGCAACGCCAGCGCCCGCGCGATCCCGATGCGCTGCCGCTGCCCGCCGGAGAACTGGTGCGGATACCGGTTCACGTGCTCGGGGTTGAGCCCGACCACCTCCAGCAGCTCCTGCACCTTCTTCGCCCGCGAACCCTTCGGCGCGACATCGGTGTGGATCTCGAACGGCTCGCCGACGATGTCGCCGACGGTCATCCGCGGATTCAGCGACGTGTACGGATCCTGCAGCACGATCTGGATTTCCCGGCGCATGCGCCGCAGTTCCGCTCCGCGCGCCTTGAACAGGTCGCGCCCCTCGAACGTCGCACTGCCGCTGGTCGGCTCCTCCAGGCGCATCAGCACCTGAGCGAGCGTCGACTTGCCGCAGCCGGATTCCCCGACCACGCCGAGGGTTTCGCCCGGCTGCAGGTCGAAGGACACGCCGTCAACGGCCTTGACCTGCCCGATCGTCTTCTTGAACAACACGCCCGCGCGCACCGGGAAATGCTTGACCAGCTCGCGCACGCTCAGAATCGGCTCACCCACGGCTCTCCACCACCTCCTCGGCGAAGTGACACGCGCTGACCCGGCCGAACCCGAGCGCGTGCGAGGACGGCCGCTCGTCGCGGCACCGCTGCTCAGCCCGCTTGCAGCGCGGATGGAACGGACATCCGGACGGAATGTCGAGCAGGCTCGGCGGCAGGCCCTTGATCGTTTCCAGGGTCTGTCCCTTGAGGTCGAGCCGGGGCAGCGAATCCATCAGCGCGGCGGTGTAGGGATGCCCCGGCGAGCTGAACAGTTCCCGCACGTCGGCCTGCTCCACGATCCGCCCCGCGTACATCACCGCGATCCGGTCCGCGACCTCCGCGACCACACCGAGGTCGTGCGTGATGAGGACGAGCCCCATCCGCCGTTCCCGCTGGATGTC
The nucleotide sequence above comes from Amycolatopsis sp. AA4. Encoded proteins:
- a CDS encoding ABC transporter ATP-binding protein, with protein sequence MGEPILSVRELVKHFPVRAGVLFKKTIGQVKAVDGVSFDLQPGETLGVVGESGCGKSTLAQVLMRLEEPTSGSATFEGRDLFKARGAELRRMRREIQIVLQDPYTSLNPRMTVGDIVGEPFEIHTDVAPKGSRAKKVQELLEVVGLNPEHVNRYPHQFSGGQRQRIGIARALALRPKVIICDEPVSALDVSIQAQVMNLLGELQGEFGLSYVFIAHDLSVVRHLSTRVAVMYLGKIVEIGTEDEIYERPSHPYTQALLSAVPVADPAVRGQRQVIRLEGDVPSPIDPPSGCRFRTRCWKAADICATETPKLEPRTDGHLSACHFAEVKSVVP